A region of Brevundimonas sp. NIBR10 DNA encodes the following proteins:
- the trpS gene encoding tryptophan--tRNA ligase codes for MSDAAPPAVPAYTGPRRVLSGIQASGALHLGNYLGALKRFTELQDAGAPCFLFVADLHAITVWQDPAKLAAQTREIAAAYLASGLDPARSIIWPQSAVRAHSELAWVLNCVARLGWLDRMTQFKEKSGKHKERSSVGLYTYPVLQAADILLYKATEVPTGEDQKQHLELTRDIAAKFNTDFGVPGFFPLPEPLTQGPAPRVMSLRDGAAKMSKSDPSDQSRINLTDDADTIAGKIRKSKTDMGVMPEVGEALDDRPEVRNLIAIYAALSDQTKEAVTAEFAGQGFGAFKPRLADLAVASLAPVTEQMRRLMADPAEIDRVLKDGAERAAAIADPVVDEVKSIVGFWR; via the coding sequence ATGTCTGATGCTGCTCCCCCAGCCGTTCCCGCCTACACCGGCCCGCGCCGGGTGCTGTCCGGCATCCAGGCCTCGGGTGCGCTTCACCTCGGCAACTATCTGGGTGCGCTGAAGCGGTTCACCGAGCTTCAGGACGCGGGCGCCCCCTGTTTCCTGTTCGTCGCCGACCTGCATGCCATCACCGTCTGGCAGGACCCCGCCAAACTGGCCGCCCAGACGCGCGAGATCGCCGCCGCCTATCTGGCCAGCGGCCTCGACCCGGCCCGTTCGATCATCTGGCCGCAGTCGGCGGTGCGCGCCCATTCGGAGCTGGCCTGGGTGCTCAACTGCGTCGCCCGCCTCGGCTGGCTGGACCGGATGACCCAGTTCAAGGAGAAGTCGGGCAAGCACAAGGAACGGTCGAGCGTCGGCCTCTATACCTATCCGGTGCTCCAGGCGGCCGACATCCTGCTGTACAAGGCGACCGAGGTGCCGACCGGCGAGGACCAGAAACAGCATCTGGAACTGACCCGTGACATCGCCGCCAAGTTCAACACCGACTTCGGCGTGCCCGGCTTCTTCCCCCTGCCCGAACCCCTGACCCAGGGGCCCGCGCCCCGCGTCATGAGCCTGCGCGACGGGGCGGCCAAGATGAGCAAGTCCGATCCGTCGGACCAGAGCCGCATCAACCTGACCGACGACGCCGACACCATCGCCGGCAAGATCCGGAAGTCCAAGACCGACATGGGGGTGATGCCCGAGGTCGGCGAAGCCCTGGACGACCGGCCCGAGGTCAGGAACCTGATCGCCATCTATGCCGCCCTGTCGGACCAGACGAAGGAGGCCGTCACCGCCGAGTTCGCTGGCCAGGGCTTCGGCGCCTTCAAGCCCCGCCTGGCCGACCTCGCCGTCGCCTCGCTCGCGCCCGTTACCGAACAGATGCGACGCCTGATGGCTGACCCCGCCGAGATCGACCGCGTCCTGAAGGACGGTGCCGAGCGGGCCGCCGCCATCGCCGACCCGGTGGTGGACGAGGTGAAGTCCATTGTCGGCTTCTGGCGCTAG
- a CDS encoding aldo/keto reductase — protein sequence MLLNPSHSPVARLALAVVTEPERATPAPVGAREEAMRLLLSTGADAGVGIVATRPEADTERLLGQAWPFPSPFRVTVRTVPLSEGIDRVEARARRSLERLGLPRGDAVLVSSAHDLAGADGRALWDRLRALKDRGLFKRIGFCATMEDGPTLLARRFQPDIVQMPCNLLDQRPVSEGVISDLAGMGVDVHISSIFARGLLFAAREHLPDHLAEHGAALSRTRRRLAEARVDPMQAALAFALGLPPVSAAIASVASAAELRAILAAAHAPRPDLDWDALALTEPAACSLSRSVRVPASRAA from the coding sequence GTGCTGCTGAACCCTTCCCATTCGCCCGTCGCCCGGCTGGCCCTCGCCGTGGTGACCGAGCCCGAGCGCGCGACACCTGCGCCCGTCGGTGCGCGCGAGGAGGCGATGCGGCTGCTGCTGTCGACGGGGGCGGACGCGGGCGTCGGCATCGTCGCCACCCGGCCCGAGGCCGACACCGAACGCCTGCTGGGCCAGGCCTGGCCCTTCCCCTCCCCGTTTCGCGTCACCGTGCGCACCGTGCCCCTGTCCGAAGGGATCGACCGGGTCGAGGCCCGGGCAAGGCGCTCGCTGGAGCGTCTGGGTCTGCCGCGCGGGGACGCCGTCCTGGTGTCCAGCGCCCATGACCTGGCCGGTGCCGACGGCCGCGCCCTGTGGGACCGGCTGAGGGCGCTCAAGGATCGCGGCCTGTTCAAGCGGATCGGCTTCTGCGCCACCATGGAGGACGGCCCGACCCTGCTGGCGCGCCGGTTCCAGCCCGACATCGTCCAGATGCCCTGCAACCTGCTGGACCAGCGACCGGTTTCCGAAGGGGTCATTTCCGACCTGGCCGGAATGGGCGTCGACGTCCACATCTCCTCGATCTTTGCGCGCGGCCTGCTGTTCGCCGCGCGCGAGCATCTGCCCGATCACCTGGCCGAGCACGGCGCGGCCCTGTCGCGGACGCGACGTCGGCTGGCCGAGGCGCGGGTCGATCCGATGCAGGCGGCCCTGGCCTTTGCGCTGGGCCTGCCGCCGGTCAGCGCCGCCATCGCCTCGGTGGCCTCGGCCGCCGAACTGCGCGCCATCCTCGCCGCCGCCCACGCCCCCCGGCCCGACCTGGACTGGGACGCCCTGGCCCTGACCGAACCCGCCGCCTGTTCGCTGAGCCGGTCGGTGCGCGTGCCCGCCAGCCGGGCGGCCTGA
- a CDS encoding DUF883 domain-containing protein, producing MATTKAREDIKNDLKTLKDDLKTGAREETARLKEKAAEAKARLTEKASESEAVLRARAEEVREQARGYYDQARVRGREYYDDASERFDEAQRYITERVQERPVQSTAIALGVGVVLGLLLAGRRR from the coding sequence ATGGCAACCACCAAGGCTCGAGAAGACATCAAGAACGACCTCAAGACCCTGAAGGACGATCTGAAGACCGGCGCCCGCGAGGAAACCGCGCGCCTGAAGGAAAAGGCCGCCGAGGCCAAGGCCCGCCTGACCGAAAAGGCCTCCGAGAGCGAAGCCGTCCTGCGCGCCCGCGCCGAGGAGGTCCGCGAACAGGCCCGCGGCTATTACGACCAGGCCCGCGTGCGCGGCCGCGAATACTATGACGACGCCTCCGAGCGGTTCGACGAAGCCCAGCGCTACATCACCGAACGGGTCCAGGAGCGCCCCGTGCAGTCGACCGCCATCGCGCTCGGCGTCGGCGTCGTGCTGGGCCTGCTGCTCGCCGGTCGTCGCCGCTGA
- a CDS encoding DUF1328 domain-containing protein: MLRWAIFFFVVALIAAVLGFGGIAGMSFEIAKFVAIIAVILFVVSLVMNGMRGRGTRI, translated from the coding sequence ATGCTTCGCTGGGCTATATTCTTCTTCGTCGTCGCACTGATCGCGGCAGTTCTGGGCTTCGGCGGCATCGCCGGCATGTCCTTCGAGATCGCCAAGTTCGTGGCCATCATCGCCGTGATCCTGTTCGTGGTATCGCTCGTCATGAACGGCATGCGCGGTCGCGGCACTCGAATCTAG
- a CDS encoding rubrerythrin family protein, whose translation MTLKSLLTTAFTAIALSAGAASAQDLNPHTRANLEAAMHGEAFANLKYLRYAEVARESGNVELAQLFESSANVEANEHFAREADALKLDGTNDANLVDAMAGEQYENVTMYIGFADQAEAVGDTRAAAMFRQIASDEGDHYERYRAAAELLRQSR comes from the coding sequence GTGACCCTCAAGAGCCTTCTGACCACAGCCTTCACCGCCATCGCCCTGTCGGCCGGGGCGGCATCCGCCCAGGACCTGAATCCGCACACGCGGGCCAATCTGGAAGCCGCCATGCACGGCGAGGCCTTCGCCAACCTGAAATATCTTCGCTACGCCGAGGTCGCACGAGAGAGCGGCAACGTCGAACTGGCCCAGCTGTTCGAAAGCTCGGCTAACGTGGAGGCCAACGAACATTTCGCGCGCGAAGCCGACGCCCTGAAGCTGGATGGCACGAACGACGCCAATCTGGTGGATGCGATGGCTGGCGAGCAATACGAGAACGTGACCATGTATATCGGCTTTGCGGACCAGGCCGAAGCCGTGGGCGACACCCGCGCCGCCGCGATGTTCCGCCAGATCGCGTCCGACGAGGGCGATCATTACGAGCGCTATCGCGCGGCCGCCGAACTCCTCCGTCAATCTCGCTAG
- a CDS encoding PepSY domain-containing protein, whose product MKKFLIPSAIALSLAATVGVAMTGFATSASAGPVCTTAPRAQWLTEAQMRERIARLGYTSIRVFQVSGSCYEIYARAANGRRAEVYFNPVTGAVVQNNED is encoded by the coding sequence ATGAAGAAGTTCCTGATCCCTTCGGCCATCGCCTTGTCCCTGGCCGCAACCGTCGGCGTGGCCATGACCGGCTTTGCGACCTCGGCCTCGGCCGGTCCGGTCTGCACCACCGCCCCCCGCGCCCAATGGCTCACCGAAGCCCAGATGCGGGAGCGCATCGCACGACTGGGCTACACCAGCATTCGCGTCTTTCAGGTCAGCGGCAGCTGCTACGAAATCTATGCTCGTGCCGCGAACGGCCGTCGCGCCGAGGTGTATTTCAACCCGGTGACCGGTGCGGTCGTCCAGAACAACGAGGACTGA
- a CDS encoding cytochrome b/b6 domain-containing protein translates to MTKATVVLGDGTVVPSPALVPRRTKVWDPVVRLFHWTLVLGIVANLTVFRELKSVHRYVGYVIVAAITIRLVWGFIGPRHARFADFVARPRRLIGYLKAMIQRREPRYIGHNPAGGLMMLALILLSLFCGVTGWMMGLDAFWGAPWLEATHETAAKTIMALAILHVLAALVESWRHRENLVMSMVTGWKRSASGTDVDHASPPR, encoded by the coding sequence GTGACCAAGGCAACCGTGGTTCTGGGGGATGGGACGGTCGTCCCATCCCCTGCATTGGTGCCAAGGCGAACCAAGGTCTGGGATCCGGTCGTGCGCCTGTTTCACTGGACCCTCGTTCTGGGCATCGTCGCCAATCTGACCGTGTTTCGCGAACTGAAGTCGGTTCACCGCTATGTCGGCTATGTCATCGTCGCAGCCATCACCATCCGGCTGGTGTGGGGATTCATCGGCCCGCGCCACGCCCGGTTCGCCGATTTCGTGGCTCGGCCGCGTCGCCTGATCGGATATCTCAAGGCCATGATCCAGCGGCGTGAGCCACGCTACATCGGCCACAACCCGGCGGGCGGCCTGATGATGCTGGCGCTGATCCTGCTGTCGCTTTTCTGCGGCGTGACAGGCTGGATGATGGGTCTGGACGCCTTCTGGGGCGCGCCATGGCTGGAAGCCACGCACGAGACGGCCGCAAAAACCATCATGGCCCTCGCGATCCTGCATGTGCTTGCGGCCCTCGTGGAAAGCTGGCGTCACCGCGAAAATCTGGTCATGTCGATGGTGACCGGCTGGAAGCGTTCCGCCAGCGGAACGGATGTCGATCATGCGTCTCCTCCTCGTTGA
- a CDS encoding response regulator transcription factor, giving the protein MRLLLVEDTIRLGELLSEGLGRDGFVVDWRQDIEGAAEAVASATYDLILLDLGLPDGDGLDWVRTLRRATDLTPILVLTARGGLDDRVTGLDAGADDYLVKPFEASELSARCRAILRRPGQRMTPVLRVGPLAFDVASRQAVHGDLPIELSRREGDLLETLMRRAGSVVTRGSLEESLYAFNEPVTPNAVEVAVSRLRRKLDEAGCTGMLHTVRGLGYLMRDAVA; this is encoded by the coding sequence ATGCGTCTCCTCCTCGTTGAAGACACTATCCGACTGGGCGAGCTCCTCAGCGAAGGGCTCGGCCGCGATGGCTTCGTCGTCGACTGGCGTCAGGACATCGAGGGTGCGGCGGAGGCGGTCGCCAGCGCGACCTACGATCTGATCCTTCTGGACCTCGGACTGCCGGATGGCGACGGGCTCGACTGGGTGAGGACCCTGCGACGCGCGACCGACCTGACGCCCATTCTGGTGCTCACCGCGCGCGGTGGGCTCGACGATCGGGTTACGGGGCTGGACGCCGGCGCAGACGACTATCTGGTCAAGCCGTTCGAGGCTTCGGAGCTTTCGGCGCGGTGTCGCGCGATCCTGCGTCGGCCCGGTCAGCGGATGACTCCGGTGCTTCGTGTGGGACCACTCGCGTTCGACGTCGCGTCGCGCCAGGCGGTGCACGGTGATCTGCCGATCGAACTGTCCCGCCGCGAAGGCGACCTTCTGGAGACGCTGATGCGCCGCGCGGGTTCGGTGGTGACCCGCGGGTCATTGGAAGAGTCTCTCTATGCGTTCAACGAACCGGTCACACCCAATGCGGTTGAAGTGGCTGTCTCCCGACTTCGTCGCAAGCTCGACGAGGCGGGCTGCACGGGGATGCTGCACACGGTTCGAGGCCTTGGCTATCTGATGCGGGATGCCGTCGCGTGA
- a CDS encoding ATP-binding protein gives MTRTPSIFQRLMLGFALMSVIGGFILLLFVGVEYGLSSRARRDEIQFAGIANEVADHVVVPLLVLIIPMTLAALWVIRSSLRPLSLAGARIEAAQAADKGFRVDLQDFPIEATGFADAVNGLLARLDEAATRQEAFAADVAHELRTPLAVLGLELDRLDSPEAHRLKRDVSAMSRLVDQLLVLAQLDAQAAAPVTATSVDLAGIATEIVSQYAPLAVAENKSLALELDGGVRIGGRREAIAAALRNLVENGLRVTPPGGTVTVTAGSGARLSVIDGGGGLTPERLAELSQRYRRGDHASTSGAGLGLAIVSRIMAAHGGRIETRPDRSELILVFAPLSRTDHEPT, from the coding sequence GTGACCCGTACGCCCTCCATTTTCCAGCGCCTGATGCTGGGGTTCGCCCTGATGAGCGTCATCGGCGGCTTCATCCTGCTTCTGTTCGTCGGCGTCGAATACGGCCTGTCCTCCCGCGCGAGGCGGGACGAGATCCAGTTCGCGGGGATCGCGAACGAGGTCGCCGACCATGTCGTCGTGCCGCTGCTGGTGCTCATCATACCCATGACCCTGGCCGCGCTCTGGGTCATCCGCTCATCCCTTCGGCCGTTGAGCCTCGCCGGTGCGCGGATCGAGGCCGCCCAGGCCGCTGACAAGGGTTTCCGGGTCGATCTGCAAGACTTTCCCATCGAGGCGACCGGCTTCGCTGACGCCGTGAATGGATTGCTGGCGCGCCTCGATGAGGCCGCGACCCGCCAGGAAGCGTTCGCCGCCGACGTTGCGCATGAGTTGAGAACGCCTCTTGCAGTTCTGGGGCTTGAGCTGGACCGGCTGGATTCGCCCGAGGCACACAGGCTGAAGCGGGATGTCTCGGCGATGTCGCGGCTGGTCGATCAGCTTCTGGTGCTGGCTCAACTGGATGCCCAGGCAGCGGCGCCGGTGACGGCGACCTCGGTCGATCTGGCGGGCATCGCCACGGAAATCGTCTCGCAGTACGCCCCCCTCGCGGTCGCAGAAAACAAGTCCTTGGCGCTCGAGCTGGACGGCGGAGTCCGGATTGGAGGCAGACGTGAAGCCATCGCCGCCGCGCTTCGGAACCTCGTCGAGAACGGGCTTCGAGTGACGCCGCCGGGAGGGACGGTGACGGTGACGGCTGGTTCCGGCGCAAGGCTTTCGGTGATCGATGGCGGGGGCGGACTTACGCCGGAGCGCCTCGCAGAACTCTCCCAGCGCTATCGCCGTGGAGATCACGCCAGCACAAGTGGAGCCGGTCTGGGATTGGCCATCGTCTCGCGAATCATGGCGGCGCATGGTGGACGGATCGAGACCCGGCCGGATCGGTCCGAACTGATCCTCGTCTTTGCCCCTTTATCGAGAACCGACCATGAGCCGACTTGA
- a CDS encoding VIT family protein: MSRLERHPERHLVSRIGWLRAAVLGANDGLVSTASLIVGVAAAQTDKTGILIAGVAGLVAGAMSMAAGEYVSVSSQGDTEAADMARERAELDADPEAETRELAAIYRSRGVDAQVSLEVARQLMIHDALGAHARDELGLSEHTAARPIQAALTSAATFAVGAVLPLAVVVVAPGSLLVVLVSGSALIGLALLGGIGARVGGAGIAKAVLRVTFWGAFAMGLTAGIGHLFGTFI; this comes from the coding sequence ATGAGCCGACTTGAGCGCCATCCCGAACGCCACCTGGTCTCCCGGATCGGCTGGCTACGCGCTGCGGTGCTGGGGGCCAACGATGGGCTGGTGTCGACCGCCAGTCTGATTGTCGGTGTGGCGGCTGCGCAGACGGACAAGACAGGCATCCTGATCGCCGGCGTCGCGGGGCTGGTCGCCGGTGCCATGTCCATGGCGGCGGGCGAATACGTCTCGGTCAGCTCCCAGGGTGATACCGAGGCCGCCGATATGGCGCGTGAGCGCGCCGAGCTTGACGCCGATCCCGAGGCCGAGACCCGCGAGCTGGCCGCGATCTATCGCAGCCGGGGCGTCGATGCGCAGGTGTCGCTGGAGGTCGCGCGCCAGTTGATGATCCATGATGCGCTGGGCGCGCACGCGCGTGACGAACTCGGTCTCTCGGAGCATACAGCCGCGCGTCCGATCCAGGCGGCCCTGACCTCGGCCGCGACCTTCGCGGTGGGAGCGGTCCTGCCGCTGGCGGTGGTGGTTGTGGCGCCCGGATCGCTGCTCGTCGTGCTGGTGTCGGGCTCGGCCCTCATCGGACTGGCCCTGCTGGGCGGCATCGGCGCCAGGGTCGGCGGGGCCGGTATCGCCAAGGCCGTCCTGCGGGTCACCTTCTGGGGGGCGTTCGCCATGGGGCTGACCGCCGGCATCGGTCACCTGTTCGGGACCTTCATCTAG
- a CDS encoding cytochrome b/b6 domain-containing protein, whose protein sequence is MTSTAPQAIRTIKTWDWGIRLFHWFLVAAIAVAFLSSEEGSALSPWHVPAGWVAAILIAFRLVWGFVGGEHARFVNLIRPSRMAGHVRGLFAGRVHASLGHNPLGGIAVLALLALVAATTFTGITGGEGGHEAIAYILLAMIALHVVAVAAMSFLTRDNLIGAMITGRKKTTHFPNAQDAAPPARVAIPLAVLVVAGAAYAATRVDPLAFTPGAHGEAGEGGEGGEAGEGGEAGEADED, encoded by the coding sequence ATGACCAGCACGGCTCCCCAGGCGATCAGAACTATCAAGACCTGGGACTGGGGCATCCGCCTGTTCCACTGGTTCCTCGTAGCCGCCATCGCGGTCGCCTTCCTGTCCTCGGAAGAGGGCAGCGCCCTGTCGCCCTGGCATGTGCCGGCGGGCTGGGTGGCGGCGATCCTGATCGCCTTCAGGCTGGTCTGGGGCTTTGTGGGAGGAGAACATGCCCGCTTTGTGAATCTGATCCGTCCGTCGCGGATGGCGGGCCACGTGAGGGGACTGTTCGCGGGCCGCGTTCATGCTTCGCTCGGCCACAACCCGCTAGGCGGGATAGCCGTGCTGGCGCTTCTGGCCCTCGTCGCCGCGACGACCTTCACCGGGATCACGGGCGGCGAGGGCGGGCACGAAGCCATCGCCTACATCCTCCTGGCGATGATCGCGCTGCATGTCGTCGCTGTGGCGGCGATGTCATTCCTGACGCGAGACAATCTGATCGGGGCCATGATCACCGGCCGCAAGAAGACGACGCATTTCCCCAATGCCCAGGACGCCGCTCCGCCGGCGCGCGTGGCCATTCCCCTGGCCGTCCTGGTCGTCGCGGGCGCCGCCTATGCAGCGACGCGTGTCGATCCGCTGGCCTTCACACCGGGCGCACACGGGGAAGCCGGCGAAGGGGGTGAGGGCGGCGAGGCTGGCGAGGGCGGCGAGGCCGGGGAAGCGGACGAGGACTGA
- the groL gene encoding chaperonin GroEL (60 kDa chaperone family; promotes refolding of misfolded polypeptides especially under stressful conditions; forms two stacked rings of heptamers to form a barrel-shaped 14mer; ends can be capped by GroES; misfolded proteins enter the barrel where they are refolded when GroES binds) produces the protein MAAKIVQFNTDARDKMLRGVNVLANAVKVTLGPKGRNVVIQKSFGAPRSTKDGVSVAKEIELEDAFENMGAQMIREVASKTNDKAGDGTTTATVLAQSIVQEGLKAVAAGMNPMDLKRGIDKAVTAVLADIKASAKKVENNSEIAQVGTISANGDAEVGEMIAKAMDKVGNEGVITVEEAKTAETELDVVEGMQFDRGYLSPYFITNADKMEVQLEEPLILLFEKKLTSLQAMLPILEAVVQSGRPLLIIAEDIEGEALATLVVNKLRGGLRVAAVKAPGFGDRRKAMLEDISVLTGGQVISEDLGIKLENVTLDMLGKAKKVTITKDDTTIVDGVGGKDEIEARIGQIKKQIEDTTSDYDKEKLQERLAKLAGGVAVIRVGGSTEVEVKEKKDRVDDALNATRAAVEEGIVPGGGIALLKATRALEGLTGDNADQTAGIAIIRRAIQAPIRQIVENAGVEGSIVVGKVLENSSPTFGFNAQTEEYGDLVAMGVIDPAKVVRTALTDAASVASILITTEAAVADAPKKGGGGAPDMGGGMGGMGGMDF, from the coding sequence ATGGCTGCCAAGATCGTACAGTTCAACACCGATGCGCGTGACAAGATGCTGCGCGGCGTCAACGTCCTCGCCAATGCCGTCAAGGTGACCCTGGGTCCCAAGGGCCGCAACGTCGTGATCCAGAAGTCCTTCGGCGCCCCGCGCTCGACCAAGGACGGCGTCTCGGTCGCCAAAGAGATCGAGTTGGAAGACGCCTTCGAGAACATGGGCGCCCAGATGATCCGCGAAGTCGCTTCGAAGACGAACGACAAGGCGGGTGACGGCACCACCACCGCGACCGTGCTCGCCCAGTCCATCGTCCAGGAAGGCCTCAAGGCCGTCGCCGCCGGCATGAACCCGATGGACCTGAAGCGCGGCATCGACAAGGCGGTCACCGCCGTCCTCGCCGACATCAAGGCCTCGGCCAAGAAGGTCGAGAACAACTCCGAGATCGCCCAGGTCGGCACCATCTCCGCCAACGGCGACGCCGAAGTCGGCGAGATGATCGCCAAGGCCATGGACAAGGTCGGCAACGAAGGCGTCATCACCGTCGAAGAGGCCAAGACCGCCGAGACCGAACTCGACGTCGTCGAGGGGATGCAGTTCGACCGCGGCTACCTGTCGCCCTACTTCATCACCAATGCCGACAAGATGGAGGTTCAACTCGAAGAGCCCCTCATCCTGCTGTTCGAAAAGAAGCTGACCTCGCTGCAAGCCATGCTGCCGATCCTGGAAGCCGTGGTCCAAAGCGGCCGTCCGCTGCTGATCATCGCCGAGGACATCGAGGGCGAGGCCCTGGCCACCCTGGTGGTCAACAAGCTGCGCGGTGGCCTGCGCGTCGCCGCCGTCAAGGCGCCGGGCTTCGGCGATCGCCGCAAGGCCATGCTGGAGGACATCTCGGTCCTGACCGGCGGCCAGGTCATCAGTGAAGACCTGGGCATCAAGCTCGAGAACGTCACCCTCGACATGCTCGGCAAGGCCAAGAAGGTCACCATCACCAAGGACGACACCACCATCGTGGACGGCGTCGGCGGCAAGGACGAGATCGAGGCCCGCATCGGCCAGATCAAGAAGCAGATCGAGGACACCACCTCGGACTACGACAAGGAAAAGCTGCAGGAACGTCTGGCCAAGCTGGCCGGCGGCGTCGCCGTCATCCGCGTCGGCGGCTCGACGGAAGTCGAAGTCAAGGAAAAGAAGGACCGCGTCGACGACGCCCTGAACGCAACGCGCGCCGCAGTTGAAGAAGGCATCGTCCCCGGCGGCGGCATCGCCCTGCTGAAGGCGACCCGCGCGCTTGAAGGCCTGACCGGCGACAACGCCGACCAGACTGCCGGCATCGCCATCATCCGTCGCGCCATCCAGGCCCCGATCCGCCAGATCGTGGAAAACGCCGGCGTCGAAGGCTCGATCGTGGTCGGCAAGGTGCTTGAAAACAGCTCGCCCACCTTCGGCTTCAATGCCCAGACCGAAGAGTACGGCGACCTGGTCGCCATGGGCGTGATCGACCCGGCCAAGGTGGTCCGCACCGCCCTGACCGACGCCGCCTCGGTGGCCTCGATCCTGATCACGACCGAAGCGGCCGTGGCCGACGCCCCCAAGAAGGGCGGCGGCGGCGCCCCCGACATGGGCGGCGGCATGGGCGGCATGGGCGGCATGGACTTCTAG
- the groES gene encoding co-chaperone GroES, with protein sequence MAFRPLGDRVLVKRVEEESKTKGGIIIPDTAKEKPQEGEVIAVGPGVRDDKGVVNALELKAGDRILFGKWSGTEVKLEGEDLIIMKESDVLGVL encoded by the coding sequence ATGGCGTTTCGTCCTCTCGGCGATCGCGTGCTGGTCAAGCGCGTGGAAGAAGAGTCCAAGACCAAGGGCGGGATCATCATCCCCGACACGGCCAAGGAAAAGCCTCAGGAAGGCGAAGTCATCGCCGTCGGCCCCGGCGTCCGTGACGACAAGGGCGTCGTCAATGCCCTCGAACTGAAGGCCGGCGACCGCATCCTGTTCGGCAAATGGTCGGGCACCGAGGTCAAGCTGGAAGGCGAAGACCTGATCATCATGAAGGAATCCGACGTCCTGGGCGTGCTGTAA